One genomic region from Streptomyces sp. Li-HN-5-11 encodes:
- a CDS encoding NAD(P)/FAD-dependent oxidoreductase, with product MTRPRILVVGAGFAGVECVRRLERKLAPGEADVTLVTPFAYQLYLPLLPQVASGVLTPQSIAVSLRRSKKYRTRIIPGGAIGVDLQAKVCVVRTVTDRVVDEPYDYIVLAPGSVTRTFDIPGLTDHAFGMKTLAEAAYIRDHVITQLDLADASEDPAERAARLQFVVVGGGYAGTETAACLQRLTHAAVKRYPRLDPALIKWHLIDIAPKLMPELGDKLGRSAQEILRRRGIDISLGVSVAKAGPQEVTFTDGRVVPTHTLIWTAGVVASPLMATLGAETVKGRLAVTAEMCLPGHDGVFALGDSAAVPDLAKGDGAVCPPTAQHAMRQGKRVADNVIATLRNQPMRPYEHKDLGLVVDLGGKDAVSKPLGVELRGVPAQAVARGYHWSALRTNVAKTRVMTNWLLNAVAGDDFVRTGFQARKPAKLKDFEYTDAYMTPDQVQEYVERTRPREP from the coding sequence GTGACACGACCCAGGATCCTGGTGGTTGGCGCCGGCTTCGCCGGAGTGGAGTGCGTCCGCCGCCTGGAACGCAAGCTCGCCCCCGGCGAGGCCGACGTCACCCTGGTGACGCCGTTCGCCTACCAGCTCTACCTCCCCCTGCTGCCCCAGGTCGCCTCCGGGGTGCTGACGCCCCAGTCGATCGCCGTCTCCCTGCGCCGCAGCAAGAAGTACCGCACCCGCATCATCCCGGGCGGCGCCATCGGCGTGGACCTCCAGGCCAAGGTCTGCGTCGTGCGCACCGTGACCGACCGCGTCGTCGACGAGCCGTACGACTACATCGTGCTGGCCCCGGGCAGCGTCACCCGCACGTTCGACATCCCGGGTCTGACGGACCACGCCTTCGGCATGAAGACGCTCGCCGAGGCCGCCTACATCCGCGACCACGTCATCACCCAGCTCGACCTGGCCGACGCGAGCGAGGACCCGGCCGAGCGCGCCGCGCGGCTGCAGTTCGTGGTGGTCGGCGGCGGGTACGCCGGCACCGAGACGGCGGCGTGCCTGCAGCGCCTGACGCATGCGGCCGTCAAGCGCTACCCGCGGCTGGACCCGGCGCTGATCAAGTGGCATCTGATCGACATCGCGCCGAAGCTGATGCCGGAGCTGGGCGACAAGCTGGGCCGCAGCGCCCAGGAGATCCTGCGGCGGCGCGGCATCGACATCTCGCTCGGCGTGTCCGTCGCGAAGGCCGGTCCGCAGGAGGTCACCTTCACCGACGGCCGCGTGGTGCCCACCCACACCCTGATCTGGACGGCGGGCGTGGTGGCCAGCCCGCTCATGGCCACTCTCGGCGCGGAGACGGTCAAGGGGCGGCTCGCGGTCACCGCGGAGATGTGCCTGCCCGGTCACGACGGGGTGTTCGCGCTCGGCGACTCCGCCGCCGTGCCGGATCTGGCCAAGGGAGACGGGGCGGTCTGCCCGCCGACCGCGCAGCACGCCATGCGCCAGGGCAAGCGCGTCGCCGACAACGTCATCGCGACGCTGCGCAACCAGCCCATGCGGCCGTACGAGCACAAGGACCTGGGCCTCGTCGTAGACCTGGGCGGCAAGGACGCCGTGTCCAAGCCGCTGGGCGTGGAGCTGCGCGGGGTGCCGGCGCAGGCGGTGGCCCGCGGGTACCACTGGTCGGCGCTGCGCACGAACGTCGCCAAGACGAGGGTGATGACCAACTGGCTGCTCAACGCGGTCGCCGGTGACGACTTCGTGCGGACGGGCTTCCAGGCCCGCAAGCCGGCCAAGCTGAAGGACTTCGAGTACACCGACGCCTACATGACTCCCGATCAGGTGCAGGAGTACGTGGAGCGGACGCGGCCGCGGGAGCCGTGA
- a CDS encoding methyltransferase domain-containing protein has protein sequence MGETTEHRSGFHRQNIGTADVARLVAALDQQDAAAGVRRLRAWTHEVLAAGDGERALDVGCGTGSQTLRLADAVGPAGDALGVEPNPGLRAVAEERAAAAGSRARFTDGDALALPLPGASVDVVWCERVLQHVTEPDRAVAEMARVLRPGGRIALLDTDWATTILHPGEPAVMAAFTAAALASAANPHAGRELVGRLTRAGLVIDDRGAQALLQDHRSVPWPLVRMLGESAVRRGLLSREECDRAYAGLEEAAGRGALHMSVTMFAVVAHRPG, from the coding sequence ATGGGGGAGACGACGGAGCACCGGTCGGGGTTTCACCGGCAGAACATCGGTACGGCGGACGTGGCGCGGCTGGTGGCCGCGCTGGACCAGCAGGACGCGGCCGCGGGCGTACGGCGGCTGCGCGCCTGGACGCACGAGGTGCTCGCCGCGGGTGACGGGGAGCGCGCGCTCGACGTCGGGTGCGGCACCGGCTCCCAGACCCTCCGGCTCGCGGACGCGGTCGGCCCGGCGGGTGACGCGCTCGGCGTCGAACCCAACCCGGGGCTGCGCGCGGTCGCCGAGGAGCGGGCGGCGGCGGCCGGCAGCAGGGCCCGCTTCACGGACGGCGACGCGCTCGCGCTGCCGCTGCCCGGCGCATCCGTGGACGTCGTCTGGTGCGAACGGGTGCTCCAGCACGTGACGGAACCGGACCGGGCGGTCGCCGAGATGGCGCGCGTGCTGCGACCCGGAGGGCGGATCGCCCTGCTGGACACCGACTGGGCGACGACGATCCTCCACCCGGGCGAGCCCGCGGTCATGGCCGCGTTCACCGCCGCCGCCCTCGCCTCCGCCGCCAACCCGCACGCCGGGCGGGAGCTCGTCGGCCGGCTGACCCGGGCCGGACTGGTGATCGACGACCGGGGCGCGCAGGCGCTGCTCCAGGACCACCGGTCCGTGCCCTGGCCACTCGTCCGGATGCTGGGCGAGTCCGCCGTGCGCCGCGGTCTGCTGTCACGGGAGGAGTGCGACCGGGCGTACGCCGGGCTCGAGGAGGCCGCGGGGCGGGGAGCACTGCACATGTCCGTGACGATGTTCGCCGTGGTCGCCCACCGCCCCGGGTGA
- a CDS encoding SpoIIE family protein phosphatase, whose product MTHTWQIATVTDAARARIATARLAAACGVSTLERTRLATSLSAHLRQCLTKGGTWLLTLHAPASGADDGLLHVTVVPDRDSCAAGEGPWRRSVACPETAGATDGEVPDDPAVLAEALLGADEDTALTLEKLAEQEELVAFHREELHQTNQGVLVLHAELDAAGRAQREAFAAERKARTEAEDARRRLTFLADASAVLTASLNHEEIVRRLPDLLVPRYAGSVDVWLFDQDDNRRHRAPHPAAAVLAARTGRPQYAADHPGGLPGVDDQPPSALNPDRPLLCIPLPTRRAPLGVLTLSPPGERWDADDAVMLIELARRASIAIDNARRFEHNRDIAETLQRALLTDLPATPGLGLAARYLPATHGLNIGGDWYDAFRQPDGSLITVIGDVTGHGLHAAVMMSQLRTALRAYAVDGGSPGQLLTRLHVFLHHLQPDLYATAVIARFRPDDPTLTWAAAGHPPPVLRMPDGQVRVLDAKPGAMLGIPLRQEIGDHTVRLSPGSTLALYTDGLVERRALGIDPGIERLAAVLGGFGSAELDADLNGSADRILEPLLSDSERDDDVCLLLCHVDSTARLAPGRASTAAGRPRT is encoded by the coding sequence ATGACGCACACCTGGCAGATCGCCACCGTCACCGACGCGGCCCGGGCCCGTATCGCCACGGCGCGCCTGGCCGCCGCGTGCGGGGTGTCCACGCTCGAACGCACCCGCCTGGCCACCTCGCTCAGCGCCCACCTGCGGCAGTGCCTGACCAAGGGCGGCACCTGGCTGCTCACCCTGCACGCACCGGCGTCCGGCGCGGACGACGGGCTACTGCACGTCACGGTGGTGCCGGACCGGGATTCCTGCGCCGCCGGGGAGGGTCCCTGGCGGAGATCCGTGGCCTGCCCCGAGACCGCGGGCGCCACGGACGGCGAGGTGCCCGACGACCCGGCCGTCCTGGCGGAGGCCCTGCTCGGTGCGGACGAGGACACCGCGCTGACGCTGGAGAAGCTCGCGGAGCAGGAGGAGCTGGTCGCCTTCCACCGGGAGGAGCTGCACCAGACCAACCAGGGCGTGCTGGTGCTGCACGCGGAGCTGGACGCCGCCGGACGGGCCCAGCGGGAGGCCTTCGCCGCCGAGCGCAAGGCGCGCACCGAGGCGGAGGACGCCCGCCGCAGGCTGACGTTCCTCGCGGACGCCAGCGCCGTGCTGACGGCGTCGCTCAACCACGAGGAGATCGTGCGCCGGCTGCCGGACCTGCTCGTGCCGCGGTACGCCGGCAGCGTCGACGTCTGGCTCTTCGACCAGGACGACAACAGACGCCACCGCGCTCCGCACCCCGCGGCCGCCGTGCTCGCGGCCCGGACCGGGCGGCCGCAGTACGCGGCCGACCACCCCGGCGGTCTGCCGGGGGTCGACGACCAGCCGCCGTCCGCGCTGAACCCGGACCGGCCGTTGCTGTGCATCCCGCTGCCCACGCGGCGGGCGCCGCTGGGCGTGCTGACGCTGTCGCCGCCGGGTGAGCGCTGGGATGCCGACGACGCCGTCATGCTGATCGAACTGGCGCGGCGGGCCAGCATCGCCATCGACAACGCGCGCCGCTTCGAGCACAACCGCGACATCGCCGAGACGCTGCAGCGCGCGCTGCTCACCGACCTGCCGGCCACGCCGGGCCTGGGGCTGGCCGCCCGCTACCTGCCGGCCACGCACGGGCTGAACATCGGCGGGGACTGGTACGACGCCTTCCGCCAGCCGGACGGGAGCCTCATCACCGTCATCGGTGACGTCACCGGTCACGGGCTGCACGCGGCCGTGATGATGAGCCAGCTGCGCACCGCGCTGCGCGCCTACGCCGTCGACGGCGGCAGCCCCGGCCAGCTGCTGACCCGGCTGCACGTGTTCCTGCACCATCTGCAGCCCGATCTCTACGCCACCGCGGTCATCGCCCGCTTCCGCCCCGACGATCCGACGCTCACCTGGGCCGCGGCGGGCCATCCGCCGCCGGTGCTGCGCATGCCGGACGGGCAGGTGCGCGTCCTCGACGCCAAGCCCGGTGCCATGCTCGGCATCCCGCTGCGGCAGGAGATCGGCGACCACACCGTCCGCCTCTCCCCCGGCTCGACGCTGGCGCTGTACACGGACGGGCTGGTGGAGCGGCGGGCGCTGGGCATAGACCCGGGCATCGAGCGCCTCGCGGCGGTCCTCGGCGGGTTCGGCTCGGCGGAACTGGACGCCGATCTGAACGGTTCGGCGGACCGCATCCTGGAGCCGCTGCTCAGCGACTCCGAGCGCGACGACGACGTCTGCCTCCTGCTCTGCCACGTCGACAGCACCGCGCGTCTCGCCCCGGGCCGCGCCTCGACGGCGGCGGGCCGCCCGCGGACCTGA
- a CDS encoding ATP-binding protein/SpoIIE family protein phosphatase, producing the protein MPRVWEVPVHDSTRVRDARVAAEGAATLAGLDEPRTAAAALVATELATNLLKHADGGQVLIDVVPPPAVCDEWERAPTVQIVAVDHGPGMADVAAARRDGFSTTRSLGAGLGTCGRVADEFHLHSAPGRGTVALARLGPAAKHAGAEHPRQPDTAVRAGGINVPYAGAEYSGDAWDWVRSGERLTLMMADGLGHGREAAHASSAAVRALHRFAHLTPAELLRQFDAALRGTRGAAVAVAQLDLRTGRLCFAGIGNIGARLREGDTWRHLLSRPGIVGVHRPTTLPETHTDWGPDRLLVLHSDGLPSRWAPPSGPGPRVADPAVTAAVTVRDASSSARPVRDDTAVAVLAPAPPECP; encoded by the coding sequence ATGCCGCGCGTGTGGGAGGTTCCGGTGCACGACTCGACCCGGGTACGCGACGCCCGGGTCGCCGCGGAGGGCGCGGCCACGCTGGCCGGGCTCGACGAGCCGCGCACCGCGGCCGCCGCTCTGGTGGCGACCGAACTCGCCACCAACCTGCTCAAGCACGCCGACGGGGGCCAGGTCCTCATCGACGTCGTCCCCCCGCCCGCCGTGTGCGACGAGTGGGAGCGGGCGCCGACGGTGCAGATAGTGGCGGTCGACCACGGCCCGGGCATGGCCGACGTCGCCGCCGCCCGGCGCGACGGCTTCTCCACGACCCGCTCGCTCGGCGCGGGCCTGGGCACCTGCGGGCGCGTCGCCGACGAGTTCCACCTGCACAGTGCGCCCGGCCGGGGCACCGTGGCGCTGGCCCGGCTCGGGCCTGCCGCCAAACACGCCGGCGCCGAACACCCGCGGCAGCCGGACACCGCCGTACGGGCCGGCGGGATCAACGTCCCCTACGCGGGCGCGGAGTACTCGGGTGACGCCTGGGACTGGGTCAGGTCCGGGGAACGGCTGACGCTGATGATGGCCGACGGTCTGGGCCACGGCCGGGAGGCCGCCCACGCCTCGTCCGCTGCGGTGCGGGCCCTGCACCGTTTCGCCCACCTCACGCCCGCCGAGCTGCTCCGGCAGTTCGACGCTGCGCTGCGCGGCACCCGGGGGGCGGCCGTCGCCGTGGCCCAGCTCGACCTGCGCACCGGCCGGCTGTGCTTCGCCGGCATCGGCAACATAGGCGCGCGGCTGCGGGAGGGCGACACCTGGCGGCACCTGCTGTCCCGGCCCGGCATCGTCGGTGTGCACCGGCCCACCACCCTGCCCGAGACCCACACGGACTGGGGCCCCGACCGCCTGCTGGTGCTGCACAGCGACGGGTTGCCCAGCCGCTGGGCGCCTCCCTCCGGGCCCGGACCGAGGGTGGCCGACCCCGCGGTGACGGCCGCCGTGACCGTCCGTGACGCCAGCAGCTCCGCCCGCCCGGTGCGGGACGACACCGCCGTGGCCGTCCTGGCCCCCGCCCCGCCGGAGTGCCCATGA
- a CDS encoding anti-sigma regulatory factor: protein METAAGVQACLPIRSDMDLVWVRQHVRQAAAQLGFGLVDQTKLVTAASELARNTLVHGGGGQMEAAHVVNGHVHGLRLTFSDEGPGIPDVERALSDGYTSGDGLGMGLGGAKRLVHQFTIDSAPGAGTTVTVTSWAARPPHPREEY from the coding sequence ATGGAGACAGCAGCGGGCGTTCAGGCCTGCCTGCCGATCCGCTCGGACATGGACCTGGTGTGGGTGCGCCAGCATGTGCGCCAGGCGGCCGCCCAGCTCGGTTTCGGGCTGGTCGACCAGACGAAGCTGGTGACCGCGGCCAGCGAGCTGGCCCGCAACACCCTGGTCCACGGCGGCGGTGGCCAGATGGAGGCGGCGCACGTGGTCAACGGCCATGTGCACGGCCTGCGCCTGACCTTCAGCGACGAGGGACCGGGCATCCCGGACGTGGAGCGCGCGCTGAGCGACGGCTACACCTCCGGCGACGGGCTGGGCATGGGTCTGGGCGGCGCGAAGCGCCTGGTGCACCAGTTCACGATCGACAGCGCCCCGGGCGCCGGCACCACCGTGACGGTGACGTCCTGGGCGGCCCGTCCGCCGCACCCGCGTGAGGAGTACTGA
- a CDS encoding STAS domain-containing protein, with translation MIDDFSRPTTGHVPVLRLGDVLLVTLQGDLYDSTAEQLQHDIGEAIARNRATGVVIDISGVEIVDSFLGRVLAEIAAKAKLLAAQTVVAGMRPAVAITMVELGLTLSGLSTALSTEDAMRLVTARDSEPHPGDSGTGSR, from the coding sequence GTGATCGACGACTTCTCCCGGCCCACCACGGGACACGTGCCGGTGCTCCGGCTCGGCGACGTGCTCCTGGTCACCCTTCAGGGAGATCTGTACGACAGCACGGCCGAGCAGCTCCAGCACGACATCGGCGAGGCCATCGCCCGCAACCGGGCCACGGGCGTGGTCATCGACATCTCCGGTGTGGAGATCGTCGACTCCTTCCTCGGGCGTGTCCTGGCCGAGATCGCGGCCAAGGCGAAGCTGCTGGCCGCGCAGACCGTGGTGGCCGGGATGCGGCCCGCGGTGGCGATCACGATGGTGGAACTTGGCCTCACCCTGTCCGGGCTGAGCACCGCGCTCAGCACCGAGGACGCCATGCGGCTCGTCACCGCCCGGGACTCGGAGCCACACCCCGGCGATTCCGGCACGGGGAGCCGGTGA
- a CDS encoding STAS domain-containing protein, which yields MPEREAVAQHGSPEQEVGDFLFRRREQIAQRWADEALFRAVFTVSRDEAVEAGRVVVEALSQVAASHRVTDPEADGFLVVREQLARMGAARSRTGMTASQVSKDVDALRPPVVDLLVADLPDAPADLLREYTNVLTVLMGTLRLVLMETALSEGQALIDRQRLQLLEVATPVIKLWDGIVAVPLIGTLDSARSQVVMETLLEAVIDQQARFAILDITGVPTVDSLVAQHLMKTVAAARLMGAECVVSGIRPAIAQTIVHLGLDLGTVVTRASLADALAYALHQLGAGIINAPHGVGER from the coding sequence GTGCCGGAGCGGGAAGCGGTAGCACAGCACGGGTCGCCGGAGCAGGAGGTCGGGGACTTCCTGTTCCGCCGCAGGGAGCAGATCGCCCAGCGATGGGCCGACGAGGCCCTTTTCCGGGCCGTGTTCACCGTCTCCAGGGACGAGGCGGTGGAAGCGGGCCGGGTCGTGGTCGAGGCCCTCTCCCAAGTGGCGGCCTCCCACCGCGTGACGGACCCGGAGGCCGACGGATTCCTGGTGGTGCGTGAGCAGTTGGCCCGGATGGGTGCCGCGCGTTCGCGGACGGGAATGACCGCCTCCCAGGTGTCGAAGGACGTGGACGCCCTGCGGCCGCCCGTGGTCGACCTGCTCGTCGCCGATCTCCCGGACGCCCCGGCGGACCTGCTGCGCGAGTACACGAACGTCCTGACCGTCCTGATGGGCACCCTGCGCCTGGTGCTGATGGAGACGGCGCTGAGCGAGGGTCAGGCCCTGATCGACCGGCAGCGGCTGCAGCTGCTGGAGGTGGCCACGCCCGTCATCAAGCTGTGGGACGGCATCGTGGCCGTGCCGCTGATCGGGACGCTGGACAGCGCCCGCAGCCAGGTCGTGATGGAGACGCTGCTGGAGGCGGTCATCGACCAGCAGGCACGGTTCGCGATCCTCGACATCACCGGAGTGCCGACGGTCGACTCGCTGGTCGCCCAGCATCTGATGAAGACGGTCGCGGCGGCCCGGCTGATGGGCGCGGAGTGCGTGGTCTCCGGAATCCGCCCGGCCATCGCGCAGACCATCGTCCACCTCGGCCTGGACCTCGGCACGGTCGTCACGCGCGCCAGTCTCGCCGACGCCCTGGCCTACGCCCTGCACCAGCTGGGCGCCGGCATCATCAACGCACCCCACGGTGTGGGTGAACGGTGA
- a CDS encoding STAS domain-containing protein, protein MPIAQNPLSVEVTLPREDVALLTVEGYLDVDTATELQAHLANQLHHGRRHFLLDLSGVPFMDSSGMNIILRVYQEVRDRPGSVHIIAPAPAVRRILDLTGVSITVPVSESVEEALDLVDRQPEEPGEQQT, encoded by the coding sequence GTGCCCATTGCCCAGAACCCGCTGTCCGTCGAGGTCACCCTGCCTCGTGAGGACGTCGCCCTGCTCACGGTCGAGGGCTACCTGGACGTCGACACCGCGACCGAGTTGCAGGCCCATCTGGCCAACCAGCTCCACCACGGCCGACGGCACTTCCTGCTCGACCTCTCCGGCGTCCCCTTCATGGACTCCTCCGGCATGAACATCATCCTGCGGGTGTACCAGGAGGTCCGCGACCGGCCGGGCAGCGTGCACATCATCGCCCCTGCCCCGGCCGTGCGGCGGATCCTCGACCTCACCGGCGTCAGCATCACGGTTCCGGTGTCCGAGAGCGTCGAGGAGGCGCTCGACCTGGTGGACCGGCAGCCGGAGGAGCCCGGGGAACAGCAGACCTGA
- a CDS encoding SDR family oxidoreductase produces the protein MSDDRPQDPTTRQPRPEFPQQDQEHPGWTGPMDPPPDHGEESYRGSGLLTGRVSLLTGGDSGIGRAVAIAFAREGADVVFTHLPEEEKEARETARLVEEAGRTAVPVACDIREEHECQALVDRTVAEFGRIDVLVNNAAYQMAQPDGIGAITTEQFDRVVRTNLYGMFWLCRMSLPHMRAGSSIINTTSVQAYKPSPHLLDYAMTKGAIVTFTQGLAQMVAEDGIRVNAVAPGPVWTPLIPATLPDTREFGKQAPLGRPAQPAEMAPAYVFLASQRASFVTAEILNATGGTPLP, from the coding sequence ATGAGCGACGACCGCCCGCAGGACCCCACGACCCGGCAGCCGCGGCCGGAGTTCCCGCAGCAGGACCAGGAGCACCCGGGCTGGACCGGGCCGATGGACCCGCCGCCGGACCACGGCGAGGAGTCGTACCGGGGCAGCGGTCTGCTCACCGGCCGTGTGTCCCTGCTGACCGGCGGCGACTCGGGCATCGGCCGTGCGGTGGCGATCGCCTTCGCCCGCGAGGGCGCCGACGTGGTCTTCACCCACCTGCCCGAGGAGGAGAAGGAGGCCCGGGAGACCGCCCGCCTGGTGGAGGAGGCCGGCCGCACCGCGGTGCCCGTGGCGTGCGACATCCGCGAGGAACACGAGTGCCAGGCACTGGTGGACCGCACCGTCGCCGAGTTCGGCCGCATCGACGTGCTGGTGAACAACGCCGCCTACCAGATGGCGCAGCCGGACGGCATCGGCGCCATCACCACCGAGCAGTTCGACCGGGTGGTGCGTACCAACCTGTACGGCATGTTCTGGCTGTGCAGGATGTCGCTGCCGCACATGCGCGCCGGGTCCTCGATCATCAACACGACGTCCGTGCAGGCGTACAAGCCGAGTCCGCACCTGCTGGACTACGCCATGACCAAGGGGGCGATCGTCACGTTCACCCAGGGGCTCGCGCAGATGGTCGCCGAGGACGGGATCCGCGTGAACGCCGTGGCCCCGGGCCCCGTGTGGACGCCGCTGATTCCGGCGACGCTGCCGGACACCCGGGAGTTCGGCAAGCAGGCGCCGCTCGGGCGTCCCGCCCAGCCCGCCGAGATGGCGCCCGCCTACGTCTTCCTGGCCTCCCAGCGGGCGAGCTTCGTCACGGCCGAGATCCTCAACGCCACCGGCGGCACACCGCTGCCCTGA
- a CDS encoding SpoIIE family protein phosphatase, which produces MSTPEQPREPVGAQPRPEPSGFPAQTAAGDPVPLDLAGVSPTSPVGRLAATVERLRREVRAAQAEAEGRALIELAKGILVERLGCGPAQAARQLAELTEQSRVTPLEFAVEVINQAARDRVSEVTDAFLAAAAEAERESAAVRLRAAESGALAADDTQAVADSLLQHALHPLGAVAVAVWAAGADGSLTLAGSAGFSPAEAARWRYVPPEVATVARRGLTERTGQWFTSLAQTGLPTVGRHLHPEGGRVALPAGTGGRIHGVLEIVWPEPLEPQPPQVVRQVEALAELCAHTLETYTLRQDPGQEPRVLPDAAELMDLADGLQDPALVLVPHIDGSGQLVDFRIQHVNSRFLDPAGRPRAVVSGALLLEAYPMAAGKSELFQRVERVYATGEAFRAHRMQLTALVDQVSLSAVADISISRHGSSVLLIWRIEDETARLASLLQHAQRLGRIGGFEENLLTGEITWNDQLFNLYGRAPSSTPVPLEELPAYAHPDDAVALGRFLRTVLHQRRSASAAFRLQRPDGVTRHIRVVAEPVLDTDGRLFVVRGAYQDISAQHWTEVALAATRDQLAHTEQQATERNRLTLQLQHAIMPPAQAPLQVPGLEVAVRYRPAETEQLVGGDWYDAVVLPSGLILLCVGDVAGHGIEAATSMVVLRNALRGLAVTGAGPGQLLSWLNIVAHHLTGAVTATAVCALYDPQRRTLRWARAGHLPPVLVRGRSATPLPLVKGMLLGAVPEAAYEEAEVQFAPEDTLLMYTDGLIERRDRSVEESLTHLLTTARAAPRTLDQQLDRLLTYSRSDTDDDTCIVGIRVA; this is translated from the coding sequence GTGAGCACCCCCGAGCAGCCACGCGAACCCGTCGGCGCCCAGCCGCGCCCGGAACCTTCGGGGTTCCCCGCGCAGACGGCCGCCGGCGATCCGGTGCCGCTCGACCTGGCGGGCGTCTCCCCCACGTCGCCCGTCGGCAGGCTGGCCGCAACGGTGGAGCGGCTGCGCCGCGAGGTGCGGGCCGCGCAGGCGGAGGCCGAGGGCCGGGCGCTGATCGAGCTCGCCAAGGGCATCCTGGTCGAGCGCCTCGGCTGCGGCCCGGCGCAGGCGGCCAGGCAGCTGGCGGAACTGACCGAGCAGTCCAGGGTGACACCGCTGGAGTTCGCGGTGGAGGTCATCAACCAGGCCGCCCGCGACCGGGTGTCGGAGGTGACGGACGCCTTTCTCGCCGCCGCCGCGGAGGCGGAGCGCGAGTCGGCCGCCGTGCGCCTGCGCGCCGCGGAGAGCGGGGCGCTGGCCGCGGACGACACCCAGGCCGTCGCCGACTCCCTGCTTCAGCACGCGTTGCACCCGCTCGGCGCGGTGGCCGTGGCCGTGTGGGCGGCGGGCGCCGACGGCTCACTCACCCTGGCGGGCAGCGCCGGCTTCTCGCCGGCCGAGGCCGCCCGGTGGCGTTACGTGCCGCCGGAGGTGGCCACCGTGGCGCGCCGGGGACTGACCGAGCGCACCGGCCAGTGGTTCACCTCGCTGGCGCAGACCGGACTGCCCACGGTCGGCCGGCATCTGCACCCGGAGGGCGGCCGGGTGGCGCTGCCCGCCGGGACCGGGGGGCGTATCCACGGGGTGCTGGAGATCGTCTGGCCGGAGCCGCTCGAGCCTCAGCCGCCCCAGGTCGTCCGTCAGGTGGAGGCGCTGGCCGAGCTGTGCGCGCACACCCTGGAGACGTACACGCTGCGCCAGGATCCGGGTCAGGAGCCGCGGGTCCTGCCGGACGCGGCCGAGCTGATGGACCTGGCCGACGGGCTGCAGGACCCGGCCCTGGTCCTCGTGCCGCACATCGACGGCTCGGGGCAGCTGGTGGACTTCCGCATCCAGCACGTCAACAGCCGCTTCCTGGACCCGGCGGGCCGGCCGCGTGCGGTGGTCAGCGGTGCGCTGCTGCTGGAGGCCTATCCCATGGCCGCCGGCAAGAGCGAGTTGTTCCAGCGCGTGGAGCGGGTGTACGCCACGGGCGAGGCGTTCCGGGCCCACCGCATGCAGCTGACCGCGCTCGTCGACCAGGTGTCCCTGTCGGCGGTGGCGGACATCAGCATCAGCCGGCACGGCAGCAGTGTGCTGCTGATCTGGCGCATCGAGGACGAGACGGCACGGCTGGCGAGTCTGCTCCAGCACGCCCAGCGGCTGGGCCGCATCGGCGGTTTCGAGGAGAACCTGCTGACGGGTGAGATCACCTGGAACGACCAGTTGTTCAACCTCTACGGGCGTGCCCCGTCGAGCACCCCGGTGCCGCTGGAGGAGCTGCCCGCGTACGCCCACCCGGACGACGCCGTGGCCCTCGGCCGGTTCCTGCGCACGGTGCTGCACCAGCGGCGGTCGGCCTCGGCGGCGTTCCGGCTGCAGCGGCCCGACGGTGTCACCCGGCACATCCGGGTGGTCGCCGAGCCGGTCCTGGACACCGACGGCCGGCTGTTCGTCGTGCGTGGCGCCTACCAGGACATCTCGGCCCAGCACTGGACGGAGGTCGCGCTCGCCGCGACCCGGGACCAGCTCGCCCACACCGAGCAGCAGGCGACGGAACGCAACCGGCTGACCCTGCAGCTGCAGCACGCCATCATGCCCCCGGCACAGGCCCCTCTGCAGGTGCCCGGCCTGGAGGTGGCCGTGCGGTATCGGCCCGCCGAGACCGAGCAGTTGGTGGGCGGCGACTGGTACGACGCCGTGGTGCTGCCGTCCGGGCTGATCCTGCTGTGCGTGGGCGACGTCGCCGGTCACGGCATCGAGGCCGCCACCAGCATGGTCGTGCTGCGCAACGCGCTGCGCGGACTGGCCGTCACCGGCGCCGGACCGGGACAGCTGCTGTCGTGGCTGAACATCGTGGCCCACCACCTGACCGGTGCCGTCACCGCCACCGCCGTCTGTGCCCTGTACGACCCCCAGCGGCGCACCCTGCGGTGGGCCCGGGCCGGCCACCTGCCGCCCGTGCTGGTCCGTGGCCGGTCGGCGACGCCGCTGCCGCTGGTCAAGGGCATGCTGCTGGGTGCCGTCCCGGAGGCCGCCTATGAGGAGGCCGAGGTGCAGTTCGCGCCGGAGGACACGCTGCTGATGTACACCGACGGGCTGATCGAGCGGCGGGACCGCTCCGTGGAGGAGTCGCTCACCCACCTGCTCACCACGGCCCGTGCGGCGCCCAGGACCCTGGACCAGCAGCTGGACCGCCTGCTGACCTACAGCAGGTCGGACACGGACGACGACACCTGCATCGTGGGCATACGGGTCGCGTAG